In Streptantibioticus cattleyicolor NRRL 8057 = DSM 46488, a genomic segment contains:
- a CDS encoding SDR family NAD(P)-dependent oxidoreductase translates to MRTDDEQEAVGVRSVLVTGAASGIGAAVARHYGRAPGGLGAGVLVADVDVAGGEAVAAEVGGRFVRTDVSCEDDNTAAVRAAVEEFGGLDLVHLNAGVGDGGGFGDDDYRPEQLRRVVSVNLLGVMYGLRAALPALAAHGGGAVVVTSSMAGLALADFDPVYAATKHAVIGLVRSLAPVWEKAGVRINAVCPGFVSTPILPAEAVEYIRSAGYALAEPAEIAAMVAEVVAGGDTGRAYLAQHGRGPEPVAFPKLELVRADE, encoded by the coding sequence ATGAGGACGGACGACGAACAGGAGGCGGTCGGGGTGCGATCGGTACTGGTGACGGGGGCGGCGAGCGGCATCGGCGCCGCGGTGGCACGGCACTACGGGCGGGCCCCGGGCGGCCTCGGCGCCGGGGTGCTGGTGGCCGATGTCGACGTGGCCGGCGGCGAGGCGGTCGCCGCGGAGGTCGGCGGGCGCTTCGTGCGCACGGACGTGTCGTGCGAGGACGACAACACGGCGGCCGTGCGGGCGGCGGTCGAGGAGTTCGGCGGGCTCGACCTGGTGCACCTCAACGCCGGGGTGGGCGACGGCGGCGGCTTCGGCGACGACGACTACCGGCCGGAACAACTGCGCCGGGTGGTGTCGGTGAACCTCCTCGGGGTGATGTACGGGCTGCGGGCGGCCCTGCCCGCGCTGGCCGCCCACGGCGGCGGCGCGGTGGTGGTGACGTCCAGCATGGCCGGCCTCGCCCTCGCCGACTTCGACCCGGTGTACGCGGCGACGAAGCACGCGGTGATCGGGCTGGTGCGGTCGCTGGCCCCGGTGTGGGAGAAGGCGGGCGTGCGGATCAACGCGGTGTGCCCGGGGTTCGTCTCGACGCCGATCCTCCCGGCGGAGGCGGTGGAGTACATCCGCTCGGCGGGGTACGCGCTGGCCGAACCGGCGGAGATCGCCGCGATGGTGGCCGAGGTGGTGGCCGGCGGCGACACCGGCCGGGCGTACCTGGCCCAGCACGGGCGGGGGCCGGAGCCGGTCGCCTTCCCGAAGCTGGAACTGGTCCGCGCCGACGAGTAG